The following proteins are encoded in a genomic region of Leifsonia psychrotolerans:
- a CDS encoding phage portal protein, whose translation MSNTASKLFDMGILDRLGLGRSKHDLLTSAQSLGVTSPYSPRIDIPAAIITDLFSDDAAAKLPLSREIAISVPAVSKARNLLVSTIAKFPLRALDTKGLIQNQPPFLYRTNSAVTPYERMAWTVDDMVFYGVSLWLAKRGAKDSSGRGAILDAEWCPRHLWSIVGGQVIVDGEPMPEDAVILFNSPFEGLLQVGQRTVTGAVDQEAAWVGRAKNPVPLIDLHRIDDQLTDEEVTEFVAAWAKARTSENGAIGSTPPSIEIKTYGEVKADLMTEGRNAIRTDVGSFLNVRASMLDGTSGIDSLTYTTKDGEKNSFYEFDLPFWTDPIEARLSMDDIVTSGQRVRFDKYEAYNLPTPTGPIQED comes from the coding sequence ATGTCGAACACGGCATCGAAGCTCTTCGACATGGGAATTCTTGATCGTCTAGGCCTCGGCCGCAGCAAGCACGACTTGCTGACGAGCGCGCAGTCACTGGGCGTCACGTCCCCGTACTCGCCCCGCATCGACATCCCGGCCGCGATCATCACCGACCTGTTCAGTGATGACGCGGCCGCCAAGCTCCCGCTCAGCCGTGAGATCGCGATCAGCGTGCCGGCCGTCTCCAAGGCCCGCAACCTGCTCGTCTCAACAATCGCCAAGTTCCCGCTGCGCGCCCTCGACACCAAGGGACTGATTCAGAACCAGCCGCCGTTCCTGTACCGCACAAACTCGGCCGTCACCCCGTATGAGCGGATGGCGTGGACGGTTGACGACATGGTCTTCTACGGCGTCTCGCTCTGGCTGGCTAAGCGCGGTGCCAAGGACAGCAGCGGACGCGGAGCGATCCTCGACGCGGAATGGTGCCCGAGGCACCTCTGGTCGATCGTCGGCGGCCAAGTCATCGTCGATGGAGAACCGATGCCCGAGGATGCGGTGATCCTGTTCAACTCGCCATTCGAAGGCCTGTTGCAGGTAGGCCAACGCACCGTCACCGGAGCCGTCGACCAGGAGGCCGCATGGGTCGGCCGGGCCAAGAACCCCGTTCCACTCATCGACCTGCACCGTATCGACGACCAGCTCACCGATGAAGAAGTCACCGAATTCGTCGCGGCATGGGCCAAAGCCCGCACATCAGAGAACGGCGCGATCGGCTCGACCCCGCCCTCGATCGAGATCAAGACGTACGGCGAAGTGAAAGCCGACCTGATGACCGAGGGCCGCAACGCGATCCGCACCGATGTCGGGTCATTCCTGAACGTGCGTGCATCGATGCTCGACGGCACGAGCGGCATCGACTCGCTGACCTACACCACGAAGGACGGCGAGAAGAACTCGTTCTACGAATTCGACCTGCCGTTCTGGACCGACCCGATCGAGGCGCGCCTGTCGATGGACGACATCGTCACGAGCGGCCAGCGGGTGCGGTTCGACAAGTACGAGGCGTACAACCTGCCGACACCAACCGGCCCAATCCAGGAGGACTAG
- a CDS encoding HNH endonuclease — MSQHHRRTKHTTASPKIRAAIEARLPLPCIEGCGRLVERGQAWHVAHIQAASQGGRTTLANCGPAHARCNLTGGGKMGAAVTNSARRAAKGRRAW, encoded by the coding sequence ATGAGCCAGCACCACCGGCGCACGAAGCACACGACCGCGTCGCCCAAGATCAGGGCAGCGATCGAGGCGAGGCTGCCTCTGCCCTGCATCGAGGGGTGCGGTCGCCTCGTCGAGCGCGGTCAGGCGTGGCACGTCGCCCACATCCAGGCCGCGTCGCAGGGTGGACGCACGACCCTCGCGAACTGTGGCCCTGCTCACGCCCGATGCAACCTCACGGGCGGCGGCAAGATGGGCGCGGCCGTCACCAACAGCGCACGTCGAGCCGCGAAGGGCCGACGCGCATGGTGA
- a CDS encoding helix-turn-helix domain-containing protein, with protein MTMMMTAIVPTFTLADRLRKAREITGLDQGEFAERAGFSRTTVVNYEHGHRAPRTLYIRAWAEAAGVDLEWLETGKAPSEDEAFATVRPEGFEPPTF; from the coding sequence ATGACAATGATGATGACGGCGATAGTGCCGACTTTCACGCTGGCCGACAGGCTGCGTAAGGCTCGTGAGATCACGGGCCTCGATCAGGGCGAGTTCGCCGAACGTGCGGGTTTCTCACGCACGACGGTGGTCAACTACGAGCACGGGCACCGTGCGCCGCGCACGCTCTACATCCGCGCATGGGCCGAGGCTGCGGGCGTTGACCTTGAATGGCTGGAAACAGGAAAGGCCCCGTCCGAAGACGAGGCCTTTGCTACTGTGCGCCCGGAGGGATTCGAACCCCCAACCTTCTGA